The genomic interval CGTCAACAAACAGCcttttctgtttcctcctcctaAGCTCCACCAATAGGAAACAGCAATAGGTGGAACAACCTGCATTATTAATGTTAATCAACCAATAGTTGTGTCTCCATTGAGCTTCAGTGTATTCACTACTTACCTCTACAGACATATAAACACACGTGTTAACGCCATTAGGGCGATCACTTCCTGTACGTCATTGATCTGCATGGGACATAAACCTGTTGTCTTCTATCCAAATGaacatttacagtttatttaaagTGCTGCTTTGTTTCAGAGAATCCGAACGTGGTCATTTCGTGATAACAGAGGAGACACGGATACATTTAATCACTGTAAACTATCATAACTGATAATCAATAAAAGATATTGGTTTATTTTTCAAAGTCTTTGCCTGATTGTTTTCCACGGTAGAAGTTGAGCTGCTGACGGTTCACATGTCAACACCACAATGAGACACTGAGGTGtgtgaacgcacacacacacacacacacacacacacacacatacacacacacatacacacacacacacatacacgtacacacacacatacagacacacacacacacacacacatacacacacatacatacacgtacacacacacatacagacacacacacacacacacacacatacacacacacacatacacacacacacacacacacacacatacacgtacacacacacatacagacacacacacacacacacacacacatacacacacacacacacagacagacagacagacagacacacacacacacacacacacacacatatacacgtacacacacacacacacatacacgtacacacacacacacacatacagatacacacacacacacatacacacacacacacacagacagacagacagacagacacacacacacacatatacacgtacacacacacatacagacacacacacacatacacgtacacacacacacacacacatacagacacacacacacacacatacacacacacacacacagacagacacacacacacacacacacacacatacacgtacacacacacacacacacatacagacacacacacacatacacgtacacacacacacacacatacaaacacacacacacacacacacacacacacatacacgtacacacacacacacacacacacatacacgtacacacacacacacacatacagacacacacacacacacatacacatacacgtacacacacacacacacatacagacacacacacacacacaatacacacacacacacacagacagacagacagacacacacacacacacgtacacacacacacacacacatacacacatatacacacacacacatacacatatacacacacacacacatacacacacacacacacatacacacatacacatacacacacacacacacacacacatacacacatacacacacacacacacacatacacacacacacacacatacacacatatacacacacatacatacacacatacacacacacacacacacatacacacacacacacatacacacatatacacacacatacatacacacgtacacacacacacacacacacacacacacacacagtctgttgAATCTCAAATGAAAGACGACCATTAAAATGAGTCGTGAACTTCAGCGACTttgtagttttattattttggagGAATATAAACGTTCAAATAATCTTTGTGCACGTCTAAAAAGTTGcacttttatataatatataacacagCATTTTGGATATGAAAAAAGATATTATGTAAATCTGTAACGACCGGATTGTAAATATCTAATTTAGGAgttctaatttgtgatatttgtgAACTCTAAAGTTTGACTCTCAGGGTGCAGTTGGACCTGTCTGATGCATCGATATGTGATTATAATGAATTAataacatctttatttattctgaGTAACGCCTGTTAACTTTTCTCTCAACGTGACGTCAACAGTCCAGCAACAGGCGGTCAAACCTGCTGGTCTCTTCAAAAGAAACTTCCCttttcacaggaaacaaaaccactgagttatgtttaataaaagatcGTAGTTTGTGTTTGAATAACGACTAAAGTACTGAAGTCAGGACTAAAACATAAACCTCGTTTCACAGGAGGAACGAACGGCTCCTCTTTCGCTAACCAATCTAAATCTCTCTGGCTAGCATAACCGTAGCTCTCTGGCTAGTATAACGTTAGCTCTCTGGCTAGCATGACGTTAGCTCTGTGGCTAGCATAACTTTAGCTCTCTGGCTAGCAAAACCTTAGCTCGCTTGCTAGCATAACCGTAGCTCTCTGGCTAGTATAACATTAGCTATGTGGCTAGCATAATCGTAGCTCTCTGGCTAGCATAACGTTAGCTCTCTGGCTAGCATGAGGTTAGCTCTGTGGCTAGCATAACCTTAGCTCTCTTGCTAGCATAATGTTAGCTCTCTGGCTAGCTGAGCCAAAGGGTTCTATGAGCTGAGAGGACGAGACAGATCTTTTCCTATAAGAACCTTTTGAGATGGTGATTGATCCGGATATTAACCGACCCTAGCTTGAGAACAAGTTATCATAATGTTATTAAAGTTGTCTTAAGTACCTTTACTCTTGGCTAGTGACCATGGTATATGCGAGATAATGCACTCAGGCTGTCCATTATCAGGAATGAATGACTTTGCTCGTCGGACGTCATTTAATGGACCCCTCGTTGAGCTTTTATTCCTCACATATTTCATCAGCAgctaatttaatttttaaaagacTTGTGTAGTCGTAGTTGATCCCGATCGATCAATATTGCAAATATTCttttcttgctttctttctttctttttcaggtaagtaatgctttttatttctccttCAATAATCCAACACAAGTCaccaaactaaacaaacaaaccaaaataagGAATTCATCAGATTTCATACGGAGAGGGTTTCCTCCTTCAAATGACTTCTGGTTATTGCTCATTTCCTCAGTCGTGACTCATTTTGTTTACAAGTGTCAACATGGCAGCGCACATTTGACTCATAAATGTCATAAACAATGTTCTGCAGGGCTGGATCCGCATCGGACGGTCCTATATTTAGAATCCAGGGAGTCTCTGAGCGGACCACAGACtttgagctacatgctaacatgctaaaagGCGATAGTGTAGCGTCTTAGCATGCTAAGAATGGCTAGTTAGCTTTAAAACACAACGTAGAGCTGAGGCTGATAGGAACGGCATTCGGTCTTTAGGTATTTAGGCGACATAAAGAAAAGTACGTAttcttttataataataaatatcaatCTGTTCTGCTCTTTGGTAATATGTTGTAAGTTAGAGCCAAATGTTTAAAATAGATACGTACATTTATCtacttattattttttcttttagtgaCATTACAGTGGCCAAATGGGGGAATTACAACCTCTGTCATGTGATGCCAGGAGGCCCAAAGGTATCCTATAGACTTCCATTGAGAAAAAGACTCAACTGAATAAACTTGGTCACTTGAATGCACCATATTTAAATCATAGCTGAATGAGAACGAGGCTGGACCGAGTgctggggggcggggcttaaggACACCTGCTGTATGGGCCCATGGATatgtccatttagagtcaaacagaccataaagcaggatatgctttagggcggggctacaaggtgattgacaggtcgacaccagagacgtatacagtgtctctatttatatatatatgtatatataaatatctatatatgtttTAGTCTGAAAGTATCCCAAAGGAATATGATAGAATATTAAACGTGTTATTATTACTGATTGAGTTGCTCATCTCATTGTTCAACACATTCCTTAAAACTGCTcacaaaagacattaaaaaaggaaatgtaagaCGTTTAAGACGTTTAAGACGTTTAAGACGTTTAAGACGTTTAAGACATGGACATGAGTCTAAGTGGCGTATTTATCGGCCTTCATATTAAAAACAGGACGTCACTCACTTCCTGCTTCATTCCCCTCCAGCGACGGCTTCGTTTCAGGGCTCTTTCAGCTTTGGTGACATGAGGCCGATTGACGGAAGTCACTGAGCATCAAgatcatccacacacacacacacagacacacacacacacacacacacacacacacacagacacacacacacacacacacacacacagacacacacacacacacacacacacacacagacacacacacacacacacacacacacactcacacacacacagacacacacacacacacacacacacacacacagacacacacacacacacacacacagacacacacacacacacacactcacacacacacagacacacacacacacacacacacacacacagacacacacacacacacacacactcacacacacacagacacacactcacacacactcacacacacacacagacacacacacacacacacacacacacacactcacacacacacagacacacacacagacacacacacacacacactcacacacacacggtccggATGCTGCCTGTCATACCCCCCCCGGCCTCTGTCCCCTGGCTGAAATGAGCTATTTATACTAAATAAAGTTCAGAGGATGAGCAAACAGTAAGAATAGAGAAACTAAACATGGAGTCAGCCCGACGTGAAGCATCAGAGTATTTAAGGTGACAGCTCAGCTCTAATGGCCCGATTGCATCGCGGTGCAGCAGCCGATCAATAAATCTGCCGATTCATCAGCAGCTCGGACGTGTTACAGTTTAGTTTCTGGATGCTTTAAAGCGACACGTCTTTTCTTCTTGAGGCCTCAGAGTTCTGCCTTGTAGTACCACTTGAAACCAGGAGAGGTGATAGTGAGTCACTGTAGAGCCCAGTCCGTCCATCacgagaggatgaagaagaagagatggactgacagcaggaggaagctgcatcatctctactgaccaccagggggcgactcctctggttgtatagaagtctatgcttcaagtcttaaagctgcattctccctactgaccaccagggggcgactggttgtatagaagtctatgcttcatgtgttaaagctgcattctctctactgaccaccaggggggcgactcctctggttgtatagaagtctatgcttcaagtcttaaagctgcattctctctactgaccaccagggggcgactcctctggttgtatagaagtctatgcttcatgtgttaaagctgcattctctctactgaccaccagggggcgtctcctctggttgtatagaagtctatgcttcatgtgttaaagctgcattctctctcctgaccaccagggggcgactcctctggttgtatagaagtctatgcttcatgtgttaaagctgcattctctctcctgaccaccagggggcgactcctctggttgtgtagaagtctatgcttcatgtgttaaagctgcattatctctcctgaccaccagggggcgactcctctggttgtatagaagtctatgcttcatgtgttaaagctgcattctctctactgaccaccagggggcgactcctctggttgtatagaagtctatgcttcatgtgttaaagctgcattatctctcctgaccaccagggggcgggcgactccctctggttgtatagaagtctatgcttcatgtgttaaagctgcattctctctcctgaccaccagggggcgactcctctgtttgtatagaagtctatgcttcatgtgttaaagctgcattctctctcctgaccaccaccaggtggcgactcctctggttgtgtgtcCATTATAGTTTAAATTTAGAGTCAATCAGACCATAAAGtagggatgctttagggcggggctaccaggtgattgacatgtcgacaccagagacgtatacgggtCTCTTCGTCACTTCCTCACTCCgtatatggtcacttcctgttgtccgGTCTTTAATTAATTGGTTAACTGTAGGGACTATGGGGGAATCAGACCCCCGGTTATTGTCCCACCTGGTTAGTGGAGGTGATCTGCTGCCCCCTGTCTGTGGAGTCTGTCAGGTGCGTTAACccctttcttcttcctgcttGTTGTGGTTCCCAGcggcgtgtttgtgtgcgtcatCACAACCGATGTGTCATCCTGCAAATGTCAGAGTAACGATGTCATGTCAGCAACGCGTTCCACGGATTCAGAGCTCTGCTGACCGACGGGCTCAAACGCCTCGTTAttttggaaagaaaatgaaaaatatataatataataagaatcTGCTTGTGTTCTAGCTGTTAAAAACTGGTAGTAATGAAAATTAAAGAAGCCCAAACTTATGATTAAAAAGTCCtgactaataatataataacatgtgtttgtttgttttgttttcataacataagataatgtaataattaaaaaagtgtAAAGTGTTTAAGTGTACATGAAGGTTTTatcatattattttattgttattgatatgattaactatattaatatatattatatgaattattatatatattacgtattcatatttattatacTAATTATTCtttatattagtatatattataataatattataattattatttatatgattaactataataatatatattatattaattattccTTATATTAACTAgtgtattaatatttatttaatgaattattCTTTATATTAACTATACTAATATCTATATTCATTAGTCTTTATATTATTAACTAgtgtattaatatttattatttatattaatgattCTTTCCTGATCTTATGAATTGTCTtaattcaaaaaaagaaaactgtaccTTTAATACTTTAAATCGAATCACATATAtcgtaaaaataataaaaacagaatgtATAGTTATATATTCCCAATTATATAATAAGGTGTtcagtgaacattgtattaGGTCATTTTATTCCATTAGCACATTATGTGGCATATTAGTCATTTAATTCCAGTTTCATGAGGATGAAAGTGTGATGATGTCATATATACCATATAACATGCATTTATTGGatgagaaacattttaattgttttgtgtgaaaAGACAGAAAGGTTGAATCTTTTATTAGtcatatttgattaatttaataatgtattaatatcatGTGTGAAACACTGATGagtgctgccccctgctggcttcACATCgtttattttaatgttgaaaacaaccagaaacaataaaatgacGTTAAGTTATTTGTCTTACAGGTTTTCTGTATAGTTAGTTTAAATGTTAATTATGTAATAACTGAATCTAGGAGATTGACAGGAACAAAGTGATAAATTATaaactatgttgttgtttttttgctgcgaatgtttttcattttagttGGAATATAATTTAGACTGTATGAACGTTAACTTGTACATTCTTagaaatgcaaagaaaataaagtaaagaaatTAAGGAAATGTATGCGTTTTAATCAACGGTCAAAAAGTAAAGTTTAGACTATAAATAATCAGAAGTGTAAAGTTTAAACTGTAAATATTAAATCATGTAAagttaaaactaaataaaaaggagtaaagtttaaattgtaaataaaacatgtaaatgtttcTGGGGAAGAATCACAAAGACACGAGAAGTCTTATGAAACGTATATTTACAggaaatatgaacatataaggatcaacatttattttaaaaaaacaatttaaaaaaatcccaatatatatatatatttacaatccatttcattttaaaaacataataaaatctcttttgtctcttttctttcgtTCAGCAGCGTTGTAACGAGTGCTTCAGGGGGCGGAGTCAAAGGCGGCGGAGGTTCCTCTTGCTGCGAGCGCCGCCCAGCACGATGGGCGCGGTGGACGGCGTGGAGGGGTGGGGCCGCAGCGGCCTGCAGGGCGTGGAGCCGTGCAGCGCCCCCCCGCAGCAGCTGCAGAAGTCAAAGCTGCAGCTGAGGCGCGTGCACGTGGACCTCTGGGCCACGGACGAGTGCGTCGCCGGAGAGCCGCAGCGCCGGCAGGGACGCAGGGACTCGTGCAGCTTCAGACCGGCGGCGGCCTGCAACCACAAACCGGCGTTGAGTCACACGGGACGGTGCAGGTAAGTAATACATTTCGTCCATACGTCAACCAACCCATTAGAAGCCTCACCTGCAGGTACTCATTGAAGCGCGTGCAGGGGGGGTTCGGCGTGCCAGCAGTCCGCCTGAGGAGCTTGCAGCTCGGGGTGGACGTGGAAGAGCACGATGAAGATGAtgctgaagatgaggaggaggctgacGGCGTACACGAGGAGGCCAGCGGCTGCACGCGGGACAGCACCAACCTGGACCTGGACACGTCTCGGGTGAGCCCACAGCTCCGCCGTCTCAGAGAGCTGCTCGACTCCTGCAGGAGAACCCAAGAGGACGTTAGAGGACGTCTGAACACACAGAAGCTCTTCACAGCGCCGAGCGCCTCCTTCAGTTCAGAATCGCTCTCCATCCAGAGGACCTGCAGATATTTAATAGCGTTAGTTTCCTGTAACGTATTAGTAACCGGCTCACCCTGAGAAGCTGCTCCGCCCTCTGACATCGGCTCCGAGCCACTCGGTCCTCACAGATGATCCTCCACCAGGTCCGGCTCACTTTCTTGCAGCTGTGAAGACAAACAGGACGAGCGGTTTGATCCCTCTGTGACTTAAACACCCATCGGATCAGGTTCAAGTACCAACTGAGGCCTCGTGAGTCTACCTGATGAGGTCCAGGTCTCCCAGCAGGGACAGGATGTGGCCCAGGATGCTCCACGTGTTCCTGGAAAGCAGACTCGAGAACACGTCGACGTACTCGCGGCCCATCTTGCCTCCGATGACCCGATCCAGGAAATGATGCTCCGCCACCTTCGCTACGACGCTCCAGTCGTACCTGAGAGATCGGGACCCACATGTTAGACCGATGATCAGGAAAGACGTAGGGGGCACAACCGAGACCTCTGCTGGTCTAGCTGCATATCATTTACACGTAAGCTGCCATTGAAGAGCCTTTGTTAAAGAAGTGGGCAGTTCGATCCGGATATTAAACTAATCTTTGGCGTGGTTAGCCTCCCACCTCTTGTTCTTCTGGTAGCTCCTGCTCAGCTCCTCGCAAACCGCCTGCTGGAACTTCAGTATGGGCAGGTTGGGGTCCTCGTGGCGGTCGGCCGGCGTGGACGACAGCGTCCTCCTCTTGAGCCGATCCACGGGGGTGGAGGAGCCGCCGCCCCCCTTCCCTTGGCATTTGGAGGGAGATCCGCGTGGCGTCGTCTTCTTCCTGGCgcgctcctcctcttcctccacggGGTGCTCCTCGATCTGGCTGTTGTGGAGCGACAGGTACCCGCTGTCCTCCAGGCCCTCGTCCAGGGTCCCGTCGGTGCTGTTCTCCTTGTCTGTGACCGCCCTGGGTGTTGAGCGAGGAGAGCGACACCGTGGTGGTCACTGTGGGGGGGCACGGGGGTTTGATGGTGGGGGCTCCTCCCCGGGGAGGCCTTCAGGTGCAGCAGCCTGGACTCTGCAGCCTCGTAGCGTGGGCACTTCATGACCGTCTCACAGGAGGACATGCAGGCTGAGGCTTCAGGAGGGGAACAGGAACGTTAgggtcacaaaaaaaaaaaaaaaaaaaaaattaatatataatatatatatatatatatatatatatatatattatatatatatatatatatatatatatatatatatatatatatacacatacacatatacacacacatataaaaacacacatataaaaacacacacacacatataaaaacacacacacatatataaaaacacacacacacacacacacatataaaaacacacacacatatataaaaacacGTGTACATGAAGGCAGAGAAACGTGTCTGTTAAATGGTTTTTAACATGAACTTTTAAAACTTTCGGAagttttttctgtattttcatatttttcaaaTAACAGATTTTTGGCGCGACGCGACGAGATTTGGCGGAAAAACGTCCCCGAAAGTGCCGTAAAAACGGCCTCGAGACTTCGGTTTTACtcctttaaaacacactttacGGCGTTTTAGTGAAAGTCCGcgttaacaaacaaacagcagccaaACATTCAAAAGCGTTAAACAGAAATTAGAGCCGCCGAGCAGCTTTTTACACGCGCTGCGCGCCGTAAAGAGGCTTCGTTTGTCCTCCTACGTCACTACCGTGAGCACACCGGGGAGCTATCACCGGGAGGACGTAACCGGGAGGCTTCTTACCGTGATAAGAAGTGTATCTTTATCCGGataaagcagcagcaggctcTCGCTTCCCTCCTTTTAGCCGCGGACTGAAGCGATGCGCCCGGGGGTTGTGCTGCGGCGGTTTGAAATACGTGCGCAAAAGGCGCCGACCAATCACAGCGAAGCGGGGCGTTCGTCTCTTTAAACCACCGACCAATGGGGATGAAGGCGGAGCTGGCATGAGACGTCGACGCCCTTTTGGCGTGATGACGTCAGCGCGCAGGCAGGCGACGTGGTCCCACTGGCTGGGGTTATACACATAAAACTGGGGTTATACACATAAaacttatatttaaatataagttATACACATATAACTGGGGTTATACACATATaacttatatttaaatataagttATACACATATAACTGGGGTTATACACATATAACTGGGGTTATACACATAAaacttatatttaaatataagttATACACATAAAACTGGGGTTATACACATATAACTGGGGTTATacacatataatacacatataacacattatacacatagtatttatatttaaatataagttataaacatataacacattatacacatataacttatatttaaatataagttatacaaatataacatatatttatatttattaatttgagaAGAAAGTTCACGATATGTCCcactaaaaatagaaaaataagttCATATTGGTCTGACAACCTCCAGTAGagcactttattatttatttattatttgtttattagtgTTATGTTCCTTTAACACCATATGCTTTACGATCACGTTCAGTCCTCTTGGCTGTCTGGAGCTTAATGAGGAGTAGCAGCTCTCTAGCTGTTTATTTCTAATTTAACTTTCTGTCAGGAACCCCCAATGTTTGAGTAAAACACTGaaatcctccccccccccaaccggAATGTGCGGTGGCTCTTTCCCTGAAACCAAACAGGGGGGATTTGCAGGATGCCACGGCTTAGTTTGCATACAGCACTTCCTGTAGTTCACTTTATGTTTGTGCAATGCAGGAAATACAGACACCCCTCATAAGCAAAAACTGTGACAgggtgttttaaaaaagatatatatatatatttaatgtccGGGTGAACCAGTGAGATAAGAAGCacactttcctttttatttcattttatttatactttttttcatttccttgtttattatttaaattcttgaatgtaatatgccctgctatttgtatttgtattgtatattggTGCTGCTTCAAagtaatttccccctggggaaaGTGTAATCTAAGAGTGAGGTAATGCTAATGGAGTCACTCCGAAAACACTCGTTCACCCTTTCACAACGCATGTCATGCACCTTTGAGATGAGAAAGGACTCTTAACACTTTGAGGACAGACTTTATTTTACtcttatattgtttattttgttatatatatataaatatacatatgtgtTATAGTTAATTATGTCTTATACTATCATATTTATTGTCATGCACCAATCACACATCCCTTGTGTGTGGTAATAAAccggttctggttctggttctgttgGTTTTCCCCTCAAaggattaaataaatataaatgacgCGGTGTGAATTAATTCTATTATTCAGCTCATGGATCTTTAGCTCGGACACGTGGAACCACATCAggtgaaataataaaatgaagcGCTCCATAACTTGAGAGGACTCGAAATAAACATCTACAATATAACTTAAAGGCCTCATGGACTCTGGTCCACACCCCAGTCCGgcaggtggcggtaatgcaccttttgttggagggaagaagaagaagaagaaaccgcTTCTGCGGTAATTTcgtctgcagaagaagaagtccTACCGGCTGCGCATGCGCGGACCAATCAAGATGTCTGCGCACATCTCCAAGGCAGGAACAACATCTTTCAACCCAGCGGTAACGACCCCCTTCCTTCCGTTaggagcaacac from Cyclopterus lumpus isolate fCycLum1 chromosome 15, fCycLum1.pri, whole genome shotgun sequence carries:
- the fbxo5 gene encoding LOW QUALITY PROTEIN: F-box only protein 5 (The sequence of the model RefSeq protein was modified relative to this genomic sequence to represent the inferred CDS: inserted 4 bases in 2 codons); amino-acid sequence: MSSCETVMKCPRYEAAESRLLHLKASPGRSPXTIKPPCPPTVTTTVSLSSLNTXRAVTDKENSTDGTLDEGLEDSGYLSLHNSQIEEHPVEEEEERARKKTTPRGSPSKCQGKGGGGSSTPVDRLKRRTLSSTPADRHEDPNLPILKFQQAVCEELSRSYQKNKRYDWSVVAKVAEHHFLDRVIGGKMGREYVDVFSSLLSRNTWSILGHILSLLGDLDLISCKKVSRTWWRIICEDRVARSRCQRAEQLLRESSSSLRRRSCGLTRDVSRSRLVLSRVQPLASSCTPSASSSSSASSSSCSSTSTPSCKLLRRTAGTPNPPCTRFNEYLQAAAGLKLHESLRPCRRCGSPATHSSVAQRSTCTRLSCSFDFCSCCGGALHGSTPCRPLRPHPSTPSTAPIVLGGARSKRNLRRL